The Prosthecobacter algae genome includes a region encoding these proteins:
- a CDS encoding ammonia-forming cytochrome c nitrite reductase subunit c552, whose product MKKRRPDSPPPSPSPPSGEGGSSAGMVWVVAGLLAVVGGIGWALWPKKPSYTPVPVMAEPKKPVQAFVMPDEKAAFAQYAGSQSCKECHAVEFDKWKGSHHGLAERLPDDKLDLAGFQPPQIFKHGTQTSEARKENGVYQITSLGFDGETKPWSVERVIGHAPLRQYLVKGKNGRLHSMEACFDPVKGDWFNVYGDEDRKPGEWGHWTGRGMVWNQMCASCHNTRVRKNYDLETDSYQTRMAEMTVSCESCHGPMKAHDDWQRQYKGKPGGEKDPTLVAWSRDQHTENCAGCHARRGEITGDFVPGESFWDHYLLTITDHTDVYYPDGQIRDENYEFASFFSSRMHHAGVRCMDCHDMHSMKTILPGNQLCVRCHTPGGYPNAPVIVPEAHSFHQAASAGNQCINCHMPQTTYMQRHPRHDHGFTIPDPLLTKEHGVPNACNKCHTDQTVDWALAATEKWYGDKMNRRTRSRAQTIAKARQGNPEGRDGLLALLESDDTAHWKASATLLLDRWMAEPKVQQAVAKQTAHEHPMVRQAAARVLEPALQDSSLRATTEKLLEDPVRSVRVTAAWTLRDGLKLDSPAGQDLQHMLRLNGDQPAGQMQLGQFYYALRDVPRAIQHMETAILWDPNSPPFHHDLAMLFSAAGNTTKVIEKLRDAIRLAPNEGQFHYELGLALSETGDMEATIAALKECVRVSPQYARAWYNLGLALNGLGRTAEAMDALRKGEAADPSDPGIPYARATILAQLGQKQAAIAAAQRALTIQPGFQEARQLLMMLQR is encoded by the coding sequence ATGAAAAAACGCCGCCCGGATTCCCCTCCACCTTCGCCTTCCCCGCCTTCTGGCGAGGGAGGATCGTCGGCAGGGATGGTGTGGGTGGTGGCGGGCCTGCTGGCGGTGGTGGGCGGCATTGGCTGGGCCCTGTGGCCGAAGAAGCCCTCTTACACACCTGTGCCGGTGATGGCAGAGCCGAAGAAGCCTGTGCAGGCCTTTGTGATGCCGGATGAAAAGGCCGCCTTTGCCCAGTATGCAGGCTCGCAGTCCTGCAAGGAGTGTCATGCGGTGGAGTTCGACAAGTGGAAGGGCTCCCACCACGGACTCGCGGAACGTTTGCCGGATGACAAGCTGGACCTCGCAGGCTTTCAGCCGCCGCAGATTTTCAAGCATGGCACGCAGACCTCCGAGGCGCGGAAAGAGAACGGCGTGTACCAGATCACCTCCCTCGGTTTTGATGGCGAAACGAAGCCTTGGTCGGTGGAGCGGGTGATCGGCCATGCGCCGCTGCGGCAGTATTTGGTGAAGGGGAAAAATGGCCGCCTGCATTCCATGGAGGCCTGCTTTGATCCGGTGAAGGGAGACTGGTTCAATGTCTATGGCGATGAAGATCGCAAGCCCGGCGAGTGGGGCCACTGGACCGGGCGCGGCATGGTGTGGAACCAGATGTGTGCGAGCTGCCACAACACCCGCGTGCGCAAAAACTATGATCTGGAGACGGACAGCTATCAGACCCGCATGGCGGAGATGACGGTGAGCTGCGAATCCTGCCACGGGCCGATGAAGGCGCACGATGACTGGCAGCGTCAGTACAAGGGCAAACCGGGCGGCGAAAAGGACCCCACGCTGGTGGCCTGGAGCCGGGACCAGCACACGGAAAACTGCGCGGGCTGTCACGCACGGCGCGGAGAGATCACCGGGGACTTTGTGCCGGGCGAATCCTTTTGGGACCATTACCTGCTGACCATCACGGACCACACGGATGTCTATTACCCGGATGGCCAGATTCGCGATGAGAACTACGAATTCGCCAGTTTCTTCAGCAGCCGCATGCACCATGCGGGGGTGCGCTGCATGGACTGCCATGACATGCACAGCATGAAGACGATCCTGCCGGGCAACCAGCTCTGCGTGCGCTGCCACACGCCGGGAGGCTACCCAAACGCTCCCGTGATCGTGCCGGAGGCGCACAGCTTTCACCAGGCCGCCAGTGCGGGGAACCAGTGCATCAACTGCCACATGCCGCAGACGACCTACATGCAGCGGCATCCGCGTCATGACCATGGGTTCACCATTCCTGATCCGCTGCTGACCAAGGAGCATGGCGTGCCGAATGCCTGCAACAAATGCCACACGGACCAGACGGTGGACTGGGCGCTGGCCGCGACGGAAAAATGGTATGGCGACAAGATGAACCGCCGCACCCGCAGCCGGGCACAGACCATCGCCAAAGCCCGCCAGGGAAATCCCGAAGGACGCGACGGCCTGCTGGCCCTGCTGGAAAGCGACGACACCGCCCACTGGAAAGCCAGCGCCACGCTGCTGCTGGACCGCTGGATGGCCGAACCGAAAGTGCAGCAAGCCGTGGCCAAACAGACCGCGCATGAGCACCCCATGGTGCGGCAGGCGGCGGCCCGTGTGCTGGAGCCTGCGCTGCAAGACAGCAGCCTGCGCGCCACCACGGAAAAGCTGCTGGAAGATCCCGTGCGCAGTGTGCGCGTGACCGCCGCGTGGACGCTGAGAGACGGGCTGAAGCTGGACAGCCCCGCAGGCCAGGACCTGCAACACATGCTGCGGCTGAATGGTGACCAGCCAGCCGGGCAAATGCAGTTGGGCCAGTTTTACTACGCGCTGCGGGACGTGCCGCGTGCCATCCAGCACATGGAGACGGCCATTCTGTGGGACCCGAACTCGCCGCCGTTTCATCATGATCTGGCCATGCTGTTCAGCGCTGCGGGCAACACGACGAAGGTCATCGAGAAACTGCGCGATGCCATCCGCCTCGCGCCGAATGAGGGGCAGTTTCACTATGAGTTAGGCCTGGCCCTGAGCGAAACCGGAGACATGGAGGCCACCATCGCCGCCTTGAAAGAGTGCGTGCGCGTCAGCCCGCAGTACGCTCGGGCTTGGTACAATCTGGGGCTGGCCCTCAATGGCCTAGGCCGCACGGCGGAGGCCATGGATGCTTTGCGCAAAGGTGAGGCGGCAGATCCTAGCGACCCCGGAATCCCCTACGCCCGTGCCACCATCCTGGCTCAGCTCGGGCAAAAGCAGGCGGCCATTGCGGCAGCCCAGCGCGCGCTCACGATTCAGCCCGGTTTCCAGGAGGCGCGCCAGCTTCTGATGATGCTGCAAAGGTAA
- a CDS encoding YaeQ family protein yields the protein MALKATIYKASLDVSDIDRNLYSDHSLTIARHPSETDERMMIRILAFALNAPANNDQGLLEFGKDMWEPDEPCLVQKDLTGLLVHIIEVGQPDEKRITRLCSRAAKVTVYSFSSSTPTWWAGIASKLTRLRNLTVWQVPAEESQKLAAMTQRSMSLQITLQDGALFIGDGTDSLEITLQRLHGQE from the coding sequence ATGGCACTCAAAGCCACCATCTACAAAGCCAGCCTGGATGTCTCTGACATTGATCGCAATCTCTACAGCGATCACAGCCTCACCATCGCACGTCACCCTTCGGAAACCGATGAGCGGATGATGATCCGCATCTTGGCCTTTGCCCTCAATGCACCGGCGAACAATGACCAGGGCCTGCTGGAATTTGGCAAGGACATGTGGGAACCCGATGAACCCTGCCTGGTGCAAAAGGACCTCACCGGCTTGCTTGTACACATCATCGAAGTCGGCCAGCCCGATGAAAAACGCATCACTCGCCTGTGCAGCCGCGCGGCCAAGGTCACCGTTTACAGCTTCAGCTCCAGCACCCCCACCTGGTGGGCAGGCATCGCTTCCAAACTCACCCGCCTGCGCAATCTCACCGTCTGGCAGGTCCCGGCAGAGGAGAGCCAAAAGCTGGCTGCCATGACCCAGCGCTCCATGAGCCTACAGATCACCCTTCAGGACGGGGCTCTGTTCATCGGCGATGGCACCGATTCCCTGGAGATCACCCTCCAGCGCCTCCACGGCCAGGAATAA
- a CDS encoding TspO/MBR family protein, whose amino-acid sequence MGSSSSTLRQGLVLLGFIVITFCAPAFGAFSPPGSWYAALSKPSWNPPSWVFGPAWTLLYTLMAVAAWLVWKRGGFGSQKRPLSLYFIQLALNAAWTPVFFGAHQLGAALAVIVALWVFIGLTLLHFWQVSRAAGLLFVPYLAWVSFATALNFTLWRLNPA is encoded by the coding sequence ATGGGCTCATCTTCATCCACCTTGCGCCAGGGGCTTGTGCTTCTGGGCTTCATCGTCATCACCTTTTGTGCGCCTGCGTTTGGGGCCTTTTCACCGCCGGGGAGCTGGTATGCGGCGCTGAGCAAGCCGAGCTGGAACCCGCCCTCCTGGGTGTTTGGCCCGGCCTGGACGCTGCTCTACACGCTGATGGCAGTGGCGGCCTGGCTGGTGTGGAAGCGTGGCGGCTTCGGCTCACAAAAGCGTCCGCTCAGCCTCTACTTCATCCAGTTGGCGCTGAATGCCGCGTGGACGCCGGTTTTCTTTGGTGCGCACCAGTTGGGCGCAGCGCTTGCCGTCATCGTGGCCCTGTGGGTTTTCATTGGCCTCACGCTGCTGCACTTTTGGCAAGTGAGCCGGGCAGCCGGGTTATTGTTCGTCCCGTATCTGGCCTGGGTGTCCTTTGCCACGGCGCTGAACTTTACCCTGTGGCGGCTGAATCCGGCCTAG
- a CDS encoding AraC family transcriptional regulator, producing MKRKNPLVVSANPNPLAAVLQGLVKEEGFGVSNLPEVRLMHSTETYPSAPVSYEPSIVIVAQGHKHGRLGDRVFTYDASNYLVLSLPLPFECETIGSPEEPMLGMAVRVNPTTIAELLLEMDTPPSAIASPEYAIDAMPLTAELGDAALRLARCLQSPDEARILGPHIIREMTYRALCGGQGPALRALATPQSSFGQIARAMRRIHLDFGETLDVASLAREAGMSVSTFHAHFKAVTSYPPLRYLQTIRLHKAQVFMVNGMAVAEAANRVGYESPSQFSREFKRLFGGTPKDVTARSRIALSMFS from the coding sequence ATGAAAAGGAAAAATCCATTGGTCGTTTCAGCCAATCCAAACCCCCTGGCCGCCGTGCTTCAGGGGCTGGTGAAGGAAGAAGGATTCGGTGTTTCCAATCTGCCTGAGGTGCGCCTCATGCATTCGACGGAGACCTATCCCAGCGCGCCCGTTTCGTATGAGCCGAGCATCGTCATCGTCGCTCAGGGGCACAAGCATGGCAGGCTGGGAGACCGGGTCTTCACCTATGATGCCAGCAACTACCTGGTGCTGTCCCTGCCGCTGCCGTTTGAGTGCGAGACCATCGGCTCTCCTGAGGAACCGATGCTGGGCATGGCGGTGCGGGTGAATCCCACGACCATCGCGGAGCTGCTGCTGGAGATGGACACGCCGCCTTCGGCCATTGCCTCTCCTGAGTACGCGATTGATGCTATGCCGCTGACGGCGGAGCTGGGGGATGCGGCCTTGCGTCTGGCGCGTTGCCTCCAATCCCCGGATGAGGCGCGCATCTTGGGGCCCCACATCATCCGCGAGATGACCTACCGTGCGCTCTGTGGCGGCCAGGGGCCTGCGCTGCGTGCGCTGGCCACGCCGCAGAGCAGCTTTGGCCAGATCGCCCGGGCGATGCGGCGCATCCACCTGGACTTTGGCGAGACGCTGGACGTGGCCTCGCTGGCCCGGGAGGCTGGCATGAGCGTCTCCACCTTTCACGCGCATTTCAAGGCGGTGACGTCTTACCCCCCGCTGCGTTATTTGCAGACCATCCGTTTGCACAAGGCACAGGTCTTCATGGTCAATGGCATGGCCGTGGCGGAGGCGGCCAACCGCGTGGGTTATGAAAGCCCGTCGCAATTCAGCCGTGAGTTCAAACGTCTGTTTGGCGGCACGCCGAAGGATGTCACCGCGCGTTCTCGGATCGCCCTTTCTATGTTTTCGTGA
- a CDS encoding SDR family NAD(P)-dependent oxidoreductase, with amino-acid sequence MNGLNQKIALVTGGSRGLGRNIALQLARSGADIILTYRSRQSEAEAVVAELESLGRKAAAIPLEVGDTKGFAHFTAALQQTLAEQWQTSHFHFLVNNAGIDSRAPFAETTEEDFDALFNIHLKGVYFLTQKLLPVLADGGAIVNLSTGLARFSVPGYSAYAAMKGGIEVFTRYLAKELGPRRIRANVVAPGVIETDFTQEALGHPGMKDFLASQIALGRIGVPDDIGGVVAFLCSEEGRWVNAQRLEPSGGMFL; translated from the coding sequence ATGAACGGCCTGAATCAAAAAATCGCCCTCGTCACCGGCGGAAGTCGCGGCCTAGGCCGCAACATCGCCCTCCAGCTCGCCCGCAGCGGAGCCGACATCATCCTCACCTACCGCAGCCGCCAAAGCGAAGCTGAGGCAGTCGTTGCTGAACTCGAATCGTTAGGCCGCAAAGCTGCCGCCATCCCGCTGGAGGTGGGGGATACAAAGGGCTTTGCACACTTCACCGCAGCTCTCCAGCAGACGCTTGCCGAACAGTGGCAGACCTCCCATTTCCACTTCCTGGTGAACAATGCAGGCATTGATTCCAGGGCTCCCTTTGCCGAGACGACGGAGGAAGACTTCGACGCGCTCTTCAACATCCACCTCAAGGGCGTGTACTTCCTCACGCAGAAGCTGCTGCCCGTGCTCGCCGATGGCGGGGCCATCGTTAATCTCTCCACCGGCCTGGCCCGCTTCAGCGTTCCTGGTTATTCCGCCTATGCGGCAATGAAAGGCGGCATCGAGGTCTTCACCCGTTACCTCGCCAAGGAGCTGGGCCCGCGCCGCATCCGCGCCAATGTGGTCGCCCCTGGCGTCATCGAAACCGACTTCACCCAGGAGGCGCTGGGACACCCCGGCATGAAGGACTTCCTCGCCTCCCAGATCGCCCTCGGCCGCATCGGTGTGCCGGACGACATCGGCGGCGTGGTCGCCTTCCTCTGTTCCGAAGAAGGCCGCTGGGTGAATGCCCAGCGCCTGGAACCCTCCGGCGGCATGTTTCTGTAA
- a CDS encoding SDR family oxidoreductase gives MSTSKVILITGASSGIGEATARHLATLGHRVVLGARRTDRLEKLAQEIRSSGGAAEYRALDVTSLEDMQAFAAYAEEKFGPPDVIINNAGVMPLSPLHELKVEEWNRMIDVNIRGVLHGIAAVLPGMQARKRGHVINLSSIGGHQVWATCAVYCGTKYAVRAISEGLRLENKDVRVTIISPGVVESELADTISDPSTREAMAEFRQIALKPDAIARAIGYVIDQPADVDVNEMIIRPTAGAQ, from the coding sequence ATGAGCACATCCAAAGTCATCCTCATCACCGGCGCCAGCAGTGGCATCGGCGAAGCCACCGCCCGTCACCTGGCCACCCTGGGCCACCGCGTCGTCCTCGGTGCACGCCGCACAGATCGCCTGGAAAAACTCGCCCAGGAAATCCGCAGTTCGGGTGGTGCCGCCGAATACCGCGCCCTCGACGTAACGAGCCTCGAAGACATGCAGGCCTTTGCCGCCTATGCCGAAGAAAAATTCGGCCCGCCCGATGTCATCATCAACAACGCCGGCGTCATGCCCCTCTCACCGCTCCATGAGCTGAAGGTGGAGGAGTGGAACCGCATGATTGACGTGAACATCCGCGGCGTGCTCCATGGCATCGCCGCCGTGCTGCCCGGCATGCAGGCGAGAAAGCGCGGCCACGTCATCAATCTCTCCTCCATCGGCGGACACCAAGTGTGGGCCACCTGTGCCGTTTACTGCGGCACCAAGTATGCCGTACGCGCCATCTCCGAAGGGCTGCGCCTGGAAAACAAGGACGTGCGCGTGACCATCATCTCCCCCGGTGTGGTGGAGTCTGAACTCGCCGATACCATCTCCGACCCTAGCACCCGCGAGGCCATGGCCGAGTTCCGCCAGATCGCCCTCAAACCCGACGCCATCGCCCGCGCCATCGGTTACGTCATTGACCAGCCTGCCGACGTGGATGTGAACGAAATGATCATCCGCCCCACCGCAGGCGCGCAGTGA
- a CDS encoding DUF4272 domain-containing protein, whose protein sequence is MPFPPINIFSQHLDPEGTLAKLLERVPDAKVTRLADGTWSEVHLTFKRGWLKKALTMKARHDPDYYGGEDWSRQLLGMQGYFQTFPNAMDRADLFEYLPGLRFAFNFMLDGEPEEGDPRLALVYEMASQVHGVVFLPGRLLDSSGRVILDADGEHDPEAQLPENHSLSVDERVKNILAAAGYDEEELSDPPTQDQIFKRFLLMCSLTQRGFMEGAAEAEEYRQEMIAHLKSNGVWEEAEPSEAEALETPVDALPEKLKWKLPWQSEGAIILAWALKLAELPAYDQEVQVDGLYEVAHKAENGQLTPVLRSLEELEELSFQMLAIHWRIRQFSLDGKAMDFVAFAPTAWCGPMDLSLARLKNNDLELHGQAIADSSPESFRRTGGIMEERRKALHWVLGHHPVYSQNDTST, encoded by the coding sequence ATGCCCTTTCCTCCCATCAATATTTTCAGCCAACACCTGGACCCAGAAGGCACCCTGGCCAAGCTTCTGGAACGGGTGCCCGATGCCAAAGTCACCCGTCTTGCCGATGGCACATGGTCGGAAGTTCATCTGACGTTTAAACGGGGCTGGCTGAAAAAAGCGCTGACCATGAAGGCACGTCATGATCCCGATTATTATGGAGGCGAGGATTGGTCGCGGCAGTTGTTAGGCATGCAGGGTTACTTTCAGACTTTCCCCAATGCGATGGATCGAGCAGACCTGTTTGAATACCTACCGGGCCTACGTTTTGCCTTCAATTTCATGCTGGATGGGGAGCCTGAAGAGGGCGATCCCCGGCTGGCCTTGGTGTATGAAATGGCGAGCCAAGTCCATGGAGTCGTCTTTCTTCCTGGCCGCCTGCTAGACTCGTCAGGCCGTGTCATCTTGGATGCAGATGGCGAGCATGATCCGGAAGCTCAGTTGCCTGAGAACCACTCCCTGAGTGTGGATGAACGTGTTAAAAACATTCTAGCAGCAGCGGGTTACGATGAAGAGGAGCTCTCCGATCCCCCGACTCAGGACCAGATCTTCAAACGCTTTTTGCTGATGTGCAGTTTAACTCAGCGCGGCTTCATGGAAGGGGCTGCCGAGGCTGAAGAATACCGTCAGGAGATGATCGCTCATTTGAAAAGCAACGGTGTGTGGGAGGAGGCCGAACCGTCGGAGGCTGAGGCCCTGGAAACCCCAGTGGATGCTCTGCCTGAAAAATTGAAATGGAAGCTTCCTTGGCAATCTGAAGGGGCCATCATCCTCGCGTGGGCACTGAAGCTAGCGGAACTGCCTGCCTATGACCAGGAAGTCCAGGTGGACGGGCTCTATGAAGTCGCCCATAAAGCCGAAAATGGGCAACTCACCCCTGTACTGCGGAGTCTTGAGGAGCTGGAAGAATTGTCGTTTCAGATGCTCGCCATTCACTGGCGCATCCGGCAGTTCTCGCTGGATGGCAAGGCCATGGACTTTGTCGCCTTTGCCCCCACAGCGTGGTGCGGGCCCATGGATCTGTCTCTCGCACGTTTAAAGAACAACGACCTGGAACTGCATGGCCAAGCCATCGCCGATAGCTCCCCCGAGTCTTTCCGGCGTACGGGCGGGATCATGGAGGAACGGCGCAAAGCCTTGCATTGGGTGCTTGGGCATCATCCTGTTTATTCACAAAACGATACCAGCACCTAA
- a CDS encoding alpha/beta hydrolase, with translation MNPRLLCLLVACLATLGHAQITSENNDRLRQGLKRYPAADTNKDGILSLEEAKAYLAKNKPGPTPTENKPGALKPDVADVAYGPHARHRLDLYLTKKATTPAPLVLLIHGGGFRAGDKSRWASDKTVQALLNRGISCAAINYPFLTDKPIQDILRDCARSVQFLRAHAGDWNLDKTRFASMGSSAGAGTSLWLATRDDLADPKAEDPVLRESTRLVCAVCNATQATYDVSRWESFMGPAKPEFGTSPLEAALFYHLPSIEAMTTESGKAIRRECDMLAWITRDDPPLLVNNSQVVAAPTNRGEWLHCIHHARAVHQQCVTAQVPCIVLQDQEGPKTNITAFLVQHLLAEAE, from the coding sequence ATGAATCCGCGCCTTCTCTGTCTGCTCGTCGCCTGTTTGGCGACCCTGGGTCATGCCCAGATCACCTCTGAAAACAATGACCGACTGCGGCAGGGGCTGAAGCGTTATCCGGCAGCCGATACGAACAAGGACGGCATTCTTTCTCTGGAGGAGGCGAAGGCCTATCTGGCAAAAAACAAACCCGGCCCTACACCGACGGAAAACAAACCTGGGGCGCTGAAGCCGGACGTGGCCGATGTGGCCTATGGCCCGCATGCGCGGCACAGGTTGGATCTTTACCTAACTAAAAAGGCGACCACGCCTGCGCCTCTGGTGCTGCTGATCCATGGTGGCGGTTTTCGCGCTGGTGACAAAAGCCGCTGGGCCAGTGACAAGACGGTGCAGGCCCTGCTGAATCGGGGCATCTCCTGTGCGGCCATCAACTACCCCTTCCTCACGGACAAGCCCATCCAGGACATTCTGCGCGACTGCGCCCGGTCCGTGCAGTTTCTGCGCGCGCATGCTGGAGATTGGAATTTGGACAAGACACGCTTTGCCTCCATGGGCAGCTCCGCAGGTGCAGGCACATCTCTCTGGCTGGCCACCCGCGATGACCTGGCTGACCCGAAAGCGGAGGACCCGGTGCTGCGTGAATCCACCCGCCTCGTCTGCGCCGTGTGCAATGCCACGCAGGCGACTTACGATGTCTCGCGCTGGGAGTCCTTCATGGGCCCGGCGAAGCCTGAATTCGGCACCAGCCCGCTGGAGGCCGCCCTCTTTTACCACCTGCCCTCCATCGAGGCGATGACCACGGAATCTGGCAAGGCCATCCGGCGTGAGTGCGACATGCTGGCCTGGATCACCCGTGATGATCCGCCCCTGCTCGTGAACAACTCCCAGGTGGTGGCGGCCCCGACGAACCGGGGCGAGTGGCTGCACTGCATTCACCATGCCCGGGCCGTGCATCAGCAATGCGTCACCGCCCAGGTGCCCTGCATCGTCCTTCAGGATCAAGAAGGGCCCAAGACGAACATCACCGCCTTCCTTGTCCAGCATCTGCTGGCGGAGGCGGAGTGA
- a CDS encoding DJ-1/PfpI family protein, whose product MRVRFLSLLAFLLVSFHPASGQAPVKDMPPLTLGVLLFPGFELLDAYGPLELWGNLKPQVRIVTIAVTAGPVASAQGPETVATHGLQDAPALDLLLVPGGFGAFKALKDEPLLAWLRGRSRNARVTMSVCNGASILAAAGLLDGRPATTNKAYWKAATRPGPKVKWVPQARWVDDGDIVTSSGVSAGIDMTLHVISRLYTRRLAEKMADQIEHEWHRDPAWDPFAAKHGLVPASP is encoded by the coding sequence ATGCGCGTGCGCTTCCTTTCCCTCCTTGCCTTCCTCCTGGTTTCGTTCCACCCAGCTTCTGGCCAGGCCCCGGTCAAAGACATGCCACCCTTGACGTTAGGCGTGCTGCTGTTTCCCGGCTTTGAGCTGCTGGACGCCTACGGCCCGCTGGAGCTCTGGGGAAACCTGAAGCCGCAGGTCCGCATCGTCACCATCGCCGTCACGGCTGGGCCCGTGGCGAGTGCGCAGGGTCCTGAAACGGTAGCCACCCATGGCTTGCAGGATGCACCGGCCCTGGATCTCCTGCTGGTTCCTGGGGGCTTCGGTGCCTTTAAGGCCCTGAAGGATGAGCCCCTCCTCGCTTGGTTGCGCGGGCGTTCCCGCAACGCACGGGTCACCATGTCCGTCTGCAACGGAGCCTCCATCCTGGCAGCCGCCGGTCTGCTGGACGGACGCCCGGCCACCACCAACAAGGCCTACTGGAAAGCCGCCACGCGCCCGGGCCCGAAGGTGAAGTGGGTGCCCCAGGCCCGCTGGGTGGATGATGGGGACATCGTCACTTCCTCCGGTGTTTCCGCCGGTATTGACATGACGCTGCACGTCATCAGCCGTCTTTACACCCGTCGTCTGGCGGAAAAGATGGCAGATCAAATCGAGCATGAATGGCATCGCGACCCCGCCTGGGACCCCTTTGCCGCCAAGCATGGGCTGGTGCCCGCCAGTCCTTGA
- a CDS encoding DoxX family protein has translation MNRPLLKLLFRLLLGLFFVVAGVNHFLNPQVYVGMIPPYLPYPEMLNWVSGAAEVAGGVGILIPRLRWLAAWGLVALLIAIFPANVHLALNGWAAHDIPRWVLWARLPLQAVFIAWVYWTCLAKPAPGKLR, from the coding sequence ATGAACCGACCGCTTCTGAAGCTTTTATTCCGTCTTTTGTTAGGCCTGTTTTTCGTCGTTGCCGGGGTGAATCATTTTTTGAATCCGCAGGTGTACGTGGGGATGATCCCGCCCTATCTGCCCTATCCAGAAATGCTGAACTGGGTGAGCGGCGCGGCGGAGGTGGCGGGCGGTGTGGGCATCCTCATTCCACGCCTGCGCTGGCTGGCCGCGTGGGGCCTGGTGGCCCTGCTCATCGCCATTTTCCCGGCCAATGTGCACCTGGCCCTGAATGGCTGGGCGGCCCATGACATCCCGCGCTGGGTGCTGTGGGCGCGGCTGCCGCTGCAGGCCGTCTTCATCGCCTGGGTGTATTGGACTTGTTTGGCCAAACCTGCGCCGGGCAAGCTACGGTGA